The proteins below are encoded in one region of Bacteroidota bacterium:
- a CDS encoding NADH-quinone oxidoreductase subunit C yields MKKIIDKIGYKFNLSEIQYQRDNLTFFTIDKESVVQMLTYLRDYEGFSHFVLMTAVDWIEDGLFQLTYILNNPKEKVDIGIRTVILREKAEMTTAHHLWNQVATYQRELKEMFGIHFPGSPRINEPFLLEGWDDIPPMRRDFDTKKYSEETYFPRPGRKTHDPAEYMKQKLYPNE; encoded by the coding sequence ATGAAAAAAATCATAGATAAAATAGGCTATAAGTTCAACCTTTCGGAAATCCAATATCAACGGGATAACCTCACTTTCTTTACCATTGATAAGGAAAGCGTGGTTCAAATGCTTACATACCTGCGTGATTATGAGGGATTCAGCCATTTTGTGCTTATGACCGCCGTGGATTGGATTGAAGACGGTTTGTTTCAGTTAACCTATATCCTGAATAATCCCAAGGAAAAGGTTGACATAGGCATTCGTACCGTGATATTGCGGGAAAAGGCGGAAATGACCACTGCTCATCATTTGTGGAACCAGGTGGCAACGTACCAACGGGAATTGAAGGAGATGTTTGGTATACACTTCCCGGGAAGTCCGCGTATCAACGAGCCTTTCCTGCTGGAAGGATGGGATGATATCCCGCCAATGCGCCGGGATTTTGACACGAAAAAATATTCAGAAGAAACATATTTCCCTCGTCCGGGACGCAAGACCCATGACCCGGCTGAGTACATGAAACAAAAACTATATCCCAATGAATAA
- a CDS encoding dihydroorotate dehydrogenase-like protein yields MDVSVSYMGLSLKSPIIVGSSSLTENVENSIAYQKAGAGAIVLKSLFEEQILHDVDEQRLNNMYGSFNDQEYYAMYFSKKHNLTQYVNLIKKTKEALDIPVIASVNCVTADEWIAYAKMIEDAGADALEVNLFLLPADVDISGLEKEAIYFEIIEKIGNAISIPFSLKISFYFSGLANFVYQLSKTKASAVVLFNKFYSPDVDIEKEKVISGDVLSCKELNTMTLRWIGILYDKVNIELTASRGIFTGEHVIKNLLVGAQAVQVVSAIYKEGPKAIESMMNTLTDWMLRHNYDTIADFRGKASQKNIKRPVLYERTQFMRYFSDAGYK; encoded by the coding sequence ATGGATGTTTCAGTAAGTTACATGGGATTATCCCTGAAGAGCCCGATTATTGTCGGTAGCTCATCCCTGACGGAAAATGTGGAAAATTCTATTGCCTACCAAAAAGCTGGCGCTGGTGCCATTGTCTTAAAATCGCTTTTTGAAGAACAGATCCTGCATGATGTCGACGAACAACGTCTGAACAATATGTACGGCTCGTTTAACGATCAGGAATACTATGCTATGTATTTCAGTAAAAAGCACAACCTGACTCAATACGTAAACCTGATCAAAAAAACGAAAGAAGCACTCGATATCCCTGTCATTGCCAGTGTCAATTGTGTGACGGCAGATGAATGGATTGCCTATGCGAAAATGATAGAAGATGCAGGAGCAGATGCCCTTGAAGTAAACCTCTTCCTGCTCCCGGCCGATGTAGATATCTCCGGCCTGGAAAAAGAAGCTATTTATTTTGAGATCATTGAAAAGATCGGAAATGCCATTTCCATTCCCTTTTCCCTGAAAATAAGCTTCTATTTCTCAGGATTGGCCAATTTTGTCTACCAATTATCTAAAACAAAAGCCTCTGCTGTTGTTTTATTCAACAAGTTTTACAGCCCGGATGTGGATATAGAAAAGGAAAAAGTAATATCAGGAGATGTGCTTAGCTGTAAAGAACTAAATACCATGACACTGCGATGGATCGGTATCCTGTATGATAAAGTTAATATTGAACTGACGGCTTCCCGTGGCATCTTTACAGGGGAACACGTGATAAAAAATCTGCTGGTCGGTGCTCAGGCTGTTCAGGTAGTATCAGCAATTTACAAGGAAGGACCAAAGGCCATTGAATCTATGATGAATACGCTGACTGATTGGATGCTCAGGCACAATTATGATACCATTGCAGATTTTCGCGGAAAAGCCAGCCAAAAAAATATAAAAAGGCCTGTACTTTATGAGCGTACCCAATTTATGCGCTATTTCTCGGATGCAGGGTATAAATAA
- a CDS encoding T9SS type A sorting domain-containing protein: MRSLISCLVIALIIPFSFSQKNVYKGKYFNDIAAFSESPALRDVVPISPEPQRTIAEEFNHMQKGLPVAPYNASPIVRNHILDELSNDPVEIIHNFEGVGNVNMLPNPDTEGDVGINHYIQIVKSSFAIWDKSGDLLYGPADNKTLWASLPGPWHDKNWTDPVVIYDPIADRWIATAMVYDLYVEYWEMIAVSTGPDPLGSWYCYALHFTGMPDYPKVGVWSDGYYLTINEYFISTSFSYLEGAGLLVFNRDDMINGNPDPAILHFLADAPTQFFLTDPASFLPADIDGPPPPEGTPHYLVTIRDDAWGYDFDHIWLWQCIVDWDDTANCVFEEVAKLETEPFDANWDNGVGWVTQPNTGTKLHGLGQFMMYRLQYRNFGDYQSLLCNHTIDVGNDHAAVRWYELRKHDSDWEIFQQGTFAPDADSRWMASVAMDKDGNIGLGYSVSGTSTYPSIRLSGRNYYDTPGTMTFAEAEVVTGEGNQATNVRWGDYSMMGVDPSDDLTFWYTQEYLPYTGWNTWQTRIASFQLHKNLTPSADSLVFETIEECMDGKEISWKNNSSYEVTITDIEPEGYFNGPAAWYIDPWPISLPVILQPEDSLVFKVKIDFPTDQIPGYISDTLDLTTDYKVHRIPVFVNDDLLTGVRGTPGKDHSPVVIIRPNPFIEQTEIQVDLSGPGITEIILYDISLVEAGKIQPAEYKMAGQYRYDVGHGLPKGVYILRIRFQDEIVARRLVKI, encoded by the coding sequence ATGAGATCCCTGATATCCTGTTTGGTCATTGCCTTAATTATCCCCTTTTCTTTTTCCCAGAAAAATGTATATAAAGGCAAATATTTTAATGATATTGCTGCATTTTCAGAATCCCCAGCATTAAGGGATGTTGTACCAATCTCCCCCGAACCCCAAAGAACCATTGCGGAAGAATTCAATCACATGCAAAAAGGGCTTCCGGTTGCTCCCTATAACGCCAGTCCTATTGTGCGGAATCATATCCTAGATGAACTGAGTAATGATCCTGTGGAAATAATCCATAATTTCGAGGGAGTGGGCAATGTAAATATGCTTCCCAATCCGGATACAGAAGGCGATGTGGGGATAAATCATTATATACAGATTGTAAAAAGCTCATTTGCCATTTGGGATAAGAGCGGCGATCTGCTGTATGGTCCGGCGGATAATAAAACTCTTTGGGCTTCACTTCCCGGGCCCTGGCACGATAAAAACTGGACCGATCCAGTTGTCATCTATGACCCCATAGCCGACCGTTGGATCGCCACCGCCATGGTTTATGACCTTTACGTGGAATACTGGGAGATGATTGCCGTTTCAACCGGTCCGGATCCGCTCGGCTCATGGTATTGCTATGCCCTGCACTTTACAGGAATGCCCGATTATCCCAAAGTGGGGGTCTGGTCAGATGGCTATTACCTGACTATCAATGAATATTTTATCTCAACCTCTTTTAGCTACCTGGAAGGTGCCGGTTTGCTTGTTTTTAACAGGGATGATATGATCAATGGCAATCCGGACCCCGCTATCCTGCATTTCCTGGCGGATGCTCCTACCCAGTTCTTTCTTACTGATCCGGCCAGCTTCCTGCCGGCAGATATTGACGGCCCACCCCCACCTGAAGGCACGCCCCATTACCTGGTTACCATCCGTGATGATGCCTGGGGATATGATTTCGACCATATCTGGCTGTGGCAGTGTATTGTTGATTGGGACGATACGGCAAACTGTGTTTTCGAGGAGGTGGCGAAACTTGAGACTGAGCCTTTTGATGCCAACTGGGACAATGGTGTCGGATGGGTTACCCAACCCAATACGGGTACAAAGCTGCACGGATTGGGTCAGTTCATGATGTATCGCCTTCAGTACCGCAATTTCGGGGATTACCAGTCGCTGCTTTGCAACCATACCATTGATGTCGGGAATGACCACGCGGCTGTCAGATGGTATGAGTTACGCAAGCATGATTCCGACTGGGAAATATTTCAGCAAGGAACATTTGCACCTGACGCTGACAGCCGTTGGATGGCAAGCGTTGCAATGGATAAAGACGGAAACATTGGCCTAGGATATAGTGTTTCCGGGACATCTACCTATCCTTCCATCCGGTTGAGCGGGAGGAACTATTATGATACGCCCGGAACCATGACCTTTGCGGAGGCAGAAGTCGTAACAGGTGAAGGAAACCAGGCAACGAATGTCCGATGGGGCGATTACAGCATGATGGGCGTAGACCCCTCGGATGACCTTACTTTCTGGTATACCCAGGAGTACCTTCCCTATACAGGATGGAATACCTGGCAAACCCGTATCGCTTCATTTCAGTTGCATAAAAACCTCACGCCTTCAGCTGACTCCCTGGTCTTTGAAACTATAGAGGAATGTATGGATGGGAAAGAAATTTCCTGGAAAAACAATTCTTCCTATGAGGTTACCATCACAGATATTGAACCGGAGGGATATTTTAATGGTCCGGCCGCATGGTACATCGACCCATGGCCAATTTCCCTGCCTGTAATCCTTCAACCGGAAGATTCACTGGTATTTAAGGTTAAGATTGATTTCCCGACCGATCAAATCCCTGGGTATATTTCAGATACCCTCGACCTGACAACAGATTACAAGGTTCACCGTATCCCTGTTTTTGTCAATGATGATCTGCTTACAGGGGTTAGAGGTACTCCAGGAAAGGATCATTCACCTGTTGTAATAATCCGCCCCAACCCATTTATAGAGCAAACAGAGATACAGGTTGATCTTTCCGGGCCAGGAATCACTGAAATAATCCTTTACGATATCAGTCTTGTTGAAGCGGGAAAGATCCAGCCTGCAGAATACAAAATGGCCGGGCAATACCGCTATGACGTGGGTCATGGGCTTCCAAAAGGGGTGTATATTTTGAGAATCCGGTTTCAGGATGAGATCGTTGCAAGGAGGTTGGTTAAAATCTGA
- a CDS encoding ATP-binding protein, with translation MIKRLSEKHILDLLEGFPCVAIIGPRQVGKTTLARHIKNKFKSSIYLDLELTNDFVKLEDSETYLEQFTDALVIIDEVQRKKDLFPILRGLIDQKRRPGRFLLLGSASPDLIRDSSESLAGRIAYYELTPFLVPEIFPEHEINQLWVKGGFPDPFLHEKYWIQWMNNFVKTYFERDLPNLGFTGDRITGEKLWTMLAHYHGNIVNYSELGKSLDLSVHTIKKYISFLEDAFLIRTIKPFHSNTKKRLVKSPKVYIRDSGVLHYLNGIDNKEQLYGNPKKGSSWEGFVIEQILPLLPANRKVYFFRTHDGAELDLVITKADVPIAGIEIKFGSGIKPSRGNTEAVQFLNTDQNYIIINNEDEDYLLSGNFRVCGLNVFLEKYLNLL, from the coding sequence ATGATTAAGCGATTATCAGAAAAGCATATCCTTGATCTCCTCGAAGGATTTCCGTGCGTTGCTATTATCGGGCCCCGACAAGTTGGTAAAACAACGCTCGCCAGGCACATTAAAAATAAGTTCAAATCATCAATATATCTTGATCTGGAGTTAACAAATGATTTTGTGAAGCTGGAAGATTCTGAAACCTATCTTGAACAGTTTACAGATGCATTGGTTATAATTGATGAGGTACAAAGGAAAAAAGACCTTTTTCCAATACTCAGAGGCCTGATTGACCAAAAAAGGCGGCCGGGAAGGTTTCTGTTACTTGGCTCCGCATCACCTGATTTGATAAGAGATAGTTCTGAATCATTGGCGGGTAGAATTGCTTATTACGAGCTTACTCCGTTTTTAGTCCCGGAAATCTTTCCTGAACATGAGATTAACCAGTTATGGGTAAAAGGAGGGTTTCCTGATCCCTTTCTGCACGAAAAATATTGGATCCAATGGATGAATAACTTTGTAAAAACCTATTTTGAAAGGGATTTACCTAATCTTGGGTTCACCGGTGACCGGATAACAGGGGAAAAACTATGGACCATGCTTGCTCATTATCATGGAAATATTGTAAATTATTCGGAGTTGGGTAAAAGTCTGGATTTAAGTGTACATACAATTAAAAAGTACATCTCATTTCTTGAAGATGCATTTTTAATCAGAACCATAAAACCTTTTCACTCCAATACGAAAAAAAGATTGGTCAAGTCTCCAAAAGTTTATATCCGTGATTCCGGTGTGCTTCATTATCTTAATGGAATTGACAATAAAGAGCAATTGTATGGAAATCCGAAGAAAGGTTCTTCCTGGGAAGGGTTTGTTATTGAACAGATTTTACCATTGCTACCGGCAAATCGCAAAGTATATTTTTTCAGGACTCATGACGGAGCAGAACTTGACCTGGTAATTACAAAAGCGGATGTTCCAATAGCCGGAATAGAAATCAAATTTGGATCCGGGATAAAACCATCAAGAGGAAATACGGAAGCTGTGCAATTTCTTAATACCGATCAAAACTACATAATAATCAATAATGAGGATGAGGACTATTTGCTATCGGGTAATTTCAGGGTTTGTGGGTTGAATGTTTTTCTGGAGAAATATCTGAATTTACTTTAA
- the nuoB gene encoding NADH-quinone oxidoreductase subunit NuoB, with protein sequence MKETTNNNKFLHEENKPRKVLAPDGSIIEIDPIRDYFCEDRPQVSKPGNKVVERFLNWARAESIWVLGFGTGCGSIEIPPLMTPRFDAFRFGVQTRPTPRQSNAFIISGYLSVKTLKRVIRSYEQMQNPKYVLALGSCTINGGMYWDSYNTINRLDHYMPVDVYIAGCMPRPEALLAGFMKLKELIKQGKAENANKYIENLDWYKANQKKIIKDWNMPDYNW encoded by the coding sequence ATGAAAGAGACAACAAATAACAACAAATTTCTTCATGAAGAAAACAAACCGCGCAAAGTGCTTGCGCCCGACGGGAGTATCATTGAGATCGACCCGATAAGAGATTACTTCTGCGAAGATCGCCCGCAGGTTTCAAAGCCGGGAAATAAGGTGGTAGAGAGATTCCTGAACTGGGCAAGGGCAGAATCGATATGGGTTTTGGGGTTTGGGACAGGATGCGGAAGTATAGAGATACCTCCCCTGATGACCCCGCGCTTCGACGCTTTTCGCTTCGGAGTGCAGACTCGCCCTACCCCCCGGCAGTCAAATGCTTTTATCATTTCCGGTTACCTTTCGGTGAAAACCCTCAAAAGGGTTATCCGAAGCTATGAACAGATGCAAAACCCCAAGTATGTGCTTGCCCTGGGCAGCTGTACCATCAATGGGGGTATGTACTGGGATAGCTACAATACCATCAACAGGCTTGATCATTATATGCCGGTGGATGTTTATATTGCCGGTTGTATGCCACGCCCCGAAGCATTGCTCGCAGGGTTCATGAAACTCAAAGAACTGATAAAACAAGGCAAGGCCGAAAACGCCAATAAATATATCGAGAACCTTGATTGGTACAAAGCCAACCAGAAAAAGATCATCAAGGATTGGAATATGCCCGATTATAACTGGTAA
- a CDS encoding NADH-quinone oxidoreductase subunit D, which produces MHWLDPGYDRANYPEKRSDGSFVVDKASQKFVKIWQGPNHPGVTGNMSIELTVSGDEIIEAKTHVGYLHRGFEKLFERRKYIQVFPTCIRMCVAEPDYNEYNLAAGVEELGGIEIPEAASWLRTLVLEMARLQSLLRVVPGQGGTTGLGIGVQWGVYLRDLILDRFEELTGGRVYHMFIIPGGVRGLLPSGFRKRMKENLADIDEFIGNIDKVMFNNAVFKKRTVGVGIIDPSWVDSYGIVGPNARAAGFKRDVRKDYPYLKYKELDFDPQTATESDIYTRSRIRWHDLIMTVDLIRQILDKIPDQGDIRAKTPNVLHWKLPKGETYVRSESSRGEYGFYMVSDGSAYPRRINLRGPSYTHAVSLLEKMLIGANIADVASIMVSLQTCPPEIER; this is translated from the coding sequence ATGCATTGGCTGGATCCGGGATACGACCGCGCCAATTATCCTGAGAAAAGAAGCGATGGTAGCTTTGTGGTGGATAAGGCATCGCAAAAATTTGTGAAAATATGGCAGGGGCCCAATCATCCCGGTGTCACAGGAAACATGTCTATCGAACTGACTGTGAGTGGGGATGAGATTATAGAGGCAAAAACTCATGTTGGATATCTGCACCGTGGTTTTGAGAAACTTTTTGAACGGAGGAAATATATACAGGTCTTCCCTACCTGCATCCGTATGTGTGTTGCCGAACCTGATTACAACGAGTATAACCTTGCCGCCGGCGTCGAGGAACTGGGTGGAATAGAGATTCCGGAAGCAGCTTCATGGTTGAGAACCTTAGTCCTTGAGATGGCACGCCTGCAGTCATTGCTGAGGGTTGTCCCCGGACAGGGCGGGACCACAGGGCTTGGTATCGGTGTACAATGGGGTGTTTATCTTCGGGATCTTATCCTGGATCGTTTTGAGGAACTGACCGGCGGCCGTGTCTATCATATGTTTATTATCCCGGGTGGTGTCCGGGGCCTGCTCCCATCCGGTTTCAGAAAAAGGATGAAGGAAAACCTTGCTGATATTGATGAGTTTATCGGTAATATCGATAAAGTGATGTTTAACAATGCCGTTTTTAAAAAGCGAACGGTAGGTGTTGGAATCATTGATCCCTCCTGGGTAGACAGCTACGGTATAGTAGGCCCCAATGCACGTGCTGCCGGGTTTAAAAGAGATGTGCGAAAGGATTACCCCTACCTGAAGTATAAGGAACTTGATTTTGACCCTCAGACAGCCACTGAATCGGATATTTACACGCGATCACGCATCCGTTGGCACGATCTGATCATGACAGTCGATCTGATCCGGCAGATCCTGGATAAAATCCCGGACCAGGGAGATATCAGAGCCAAAACCCCCAATGTGCTTCACTGGAAACTGCCCAAAGGTGAAACTTATGTCCGATCCGAATCATCACGTGGGGAATACGGGTTTTACATGGTATCCGACGGATCGGCTTACCCCAGGAGAATCAACCTTCGCGGGCCAAGCTATACTCATGCGGTTTCCCTGCTGGAAAAAATGCTGATCGGTGCTAATATTGCTGATGTTGCCAGTATCATGGTTTCCTTGCAAACCTGTCCGCCCGAAATTGAACGTTAA
- a CDS encoding glycoside hydrolase family 95 protein has protein sequence MSSVLSNMIASRVGLIVVYFLILATSNSCRQSPSCHLQDYDLVSDSLASRWDEAIPLGNGMLGALLWQSDGKLRISLDRADLWDLRPIENFSGEKWKFSWVHDQWKNNNYGEVQKLFDQPYEVNPGPTKIPAGAIEFDISSLGKIKSVRLSVYDALCEITWESGVKFCSFIHATEPIGWYWFEGTGQSIRPELEPPPYKSLTDSGEWNSVSGNNLGSLGYDKGRIRENEANITYEQDGWGGFSYMIAIQWQRSAKTQYGCWSISSSYPGSEENKNASDITDSHLQSGYHNDYSTHKKWWGDFWGQSSIIIPDSVLQRQWYLEMYKFGSTARQGSPPISLQAVWTADNGNIPPWKGDFHHDLNTQLSYWPAYSSNHLDLEKGFLDWLWSCKPAFRKYTQEYFGTNGLNVPGVSTLAGEPMGGWIQYSFGPTVSAWLAQHFYLHWRYSKDEEFLEKRAYPWLHDVAVHLDELSVKNSNGKRKLPLSSSPEIFDNSPQAWFDQTSNFDLSLIHWTFAKAAELAEELGYSADAAKWDSIGKEWPDLAVDEETGLMVVPGMPFTESHRHFSHLMAIHPLGLIDVSQGETSRDIVSKSINNLLDHGTAAWVGYSYSWLGNIQARALDGEGAANSLRIFAENFCSINSFHVNGEQYNRGYSSFKYRPFTLEGNFAFAAGLQEMLLQSHIGKVVLFPAIPASWVDIRFTKLRAEGGFLISAEMKEGNIEKIEISPERGGKIILKNPFKGEFKISGEKSFYIEDDSIIIETLQGQKVSLTTPLRF, from the coding sequence TTGAGCAGTGTTCTTTCGAATATGATTGCTTCCAGGGTAGGTTTGATAGTGGTTTATTTCCTGATATTAGCGACCTCAAACAGTTGCAGGCAATCGCCATCCTGTCATTTACAGGATTATGATCTTGTCAGCGACAGCCTTGCCAGCCGGTGGGATGAAGCCATCCCTTTAGGGAACGGTATGCTGGGTGCATTACTGTGGCAGAGCGACGGGAAGTTAAGGATATCACTCGACCGTGCAGATCTATGGGATCTTCGGCCCATTGAAAACTTTTCCGGGGAAAAGTGGAAATTTTCCTGGGTACATGACCAATGGAAAAACAATAACTATGGGGAGGTTCAGAAATTATTTGATCAGCCTTATGAGGTTAATCCCGGCCCTACAAAAATTCCGGCGGGAGCCATTGAATTCGACATCTCATCTCTGGGAAAGATAAAATCCGTTCGTTTATCTGTTTACGACGCCCTTTGCGAGATCACGTGGGAAAGTGGGGTAAAGTTCTGTTCTTTTATCCATGCGACGGAGCCGATTGGCTGGTATTGGTTTGAGGGCACCGGGCAATCCATACGACCGGAACTGGAGCCTCCGCCGTATAAATCATTGACTGATTCAGGAGAATGGAACTCCGTAAGCGGGAATAACCTGGGAAGCCTTGGATATGACAAAGGCAGAATCAGAGAAAATGAAGCTAACATTACTTATGAGCAGGATGGCTGGGGAGGGTTCTCTTATATGATCGCCATCCAATGGCAAAGATCAGCGAAAACCCAATACGGATGTTGGAGCATCAGCTCTTCTTACCCTGGATCGGAAGAGAATAAAAACGCGTCTGACATAACGGATTCTCATCTTCAATCAGGATATCATAACGATTATTCGACACATAAAAAGTGGTGGGGGGATTTCTGGGGTCAATCAAGCATTATCATCCCCGATTCCGTTCTGCAGAGGCAATGGTATCTTGAGATGTATAAATTCGGATCAACTGCGCGTCAGGGGTCCCCTCCTATTTCATTACAGGCAGTCTGGACCGCCGACAATGGCAACATTCCTCCCTGGAAAGGAGACTTTCACCATGACCTCAACACCCAGCTAAGTTACTGGCCGGCATATTCTTCCAACCATTTGGATCTGGAAAAGGGGTTTCTTGATTGGCTTTGGAGTTGCAAACCTGCTTTCAGGAAGTATACTCAAGAGTATTTCGGAACAAACGGTTTGAATGTTCCCGGAGTTAGCACACTGGCCGGCGAGCCAATGGGAGGCTGGATACAGTATTCATTCGGCCCGACAGTCTCTGCATGGCTGGCTCAACACTTTTATCTGCACTGGCGTTACTCGAAAGATGAAGAATTCCTGGAAAAACGAGCCTATCCCTGGCTGCACGATGTAGCAGTTCACCTGGATGAGCTTTCCGTAAAAAATTCAAACGGTAAAAGAAAACTCCCCTTGAGTTCCAGTCCTGAAATCTTTGATAACTCACCTCAGGCCTGGTTTGACCAAACCAGCAATTTCGATCTTTCATTGATACATTGGACTTTTGCAAAAGCAGCCGAGCTGGCGGAGGAATTGGGATATTCAGCAGATGCTGCCAAATGGGACAGTATCGGGAAGGAATGGCCTGACCTGGCGGTGGATGAAGAAACAGGTTTAATGGTAGTGCCCGGCATGCCTTTTACTGAATCCCACAGACATTTTTCCCATTTGATGGCTATCCATCCTCTGGGGCTAATTGATGTGTCTCAAGGGGAAACTTCCCGGGATATAGTATCCAAATCCATAAACAACCTTCTTGATCATGGAACCGCTGCCTGGGTGGGTTATTCTTACAGTTGGCTGGGAAACATCCAGGCCAGGGCACTGGATGGTGAAGGTGCAGCCAATTCTCTGAGAATATTTGCTGAAAACTTCTGTTCCATAAACTCATTCCATGTTAACGGGGAGCAATATAACCGGGGTTATTCCAGCTTCAAATACAGGCCATTCACACTCGAAGGCAATTTTGCATTCGCAGCAGGATTACAGGAGATGCTTCTTCAAAGCCATATAGGAAAAGTTGTCCTGTTTCCTGCTATCCCGGCATCATGGGTCGATATCCGGTTTACAAAGCTAAGAGCTGAAGGAGGCTTTTTGATATCTGCTGAAATGAAGGAAGGGAATATTGAAAAGATTGAAATTTCCCCTGAAAGAGGAGGCAAAATAATCCTGAAAAATCCCTTTAAGGGGGAATTTAAAATCTCCGGGGAGAAATCATTTTACATTGAGGATGACTCCATCATCATAGAGACCTTGCAAGGGCAAAAAGTATCCCTCACCACCCCCCTCAGATTTTAA
- a CDS encoding FAD-dependent oxidoreductase — protein MNDGMSSIKDILSPFTAWKNLFKEPVTIKDPLRERPGAPRYRGFHKNDVNACIGCGTCESICENEAIDMVPVEGFNPKDGDSGLRPSIDYGRCCWCALCVDVCTTGSLTLSNEYTWVDTDSDNFRFIPGIDRKSWENNEPGWKKPGNGYELYDLERVKMEHLGPEQRDESFIEIIQGFSKEQAEKEADRCVECGICTATCPAHMGIPEYIKAIRNNDLEEGLRILYETNPLPEICGRICTHKCESVCSLNHRGEPISIRWLKRYIADQNPAEKYKEILETDTVNKNGKKVAIIGSGPSGLSAAYYLSKMGYEVEIFEKLPQAGGMMRFGIPEYRLPYDQLDKDINYILSLGVKIHYNITVGKDITLDKMGKEFDAVFAGTGLHLGRSTRVEGADHPHVYQAIELLRKITLEEEIHVAEKIVVIGGGNVAMDITRSLARLQKQKYGKVQVIATSLEVEEQMPADREEVVEAREEGATIFPGWAPQRIEIRDGKITGLHVVQCLSLFDAEGKFNPQCNLDNARFFEGDMVVESIGQGMDLSYISEDIKEDLEMGPRGRIKVNDYFQTSVPWLFMGGDTIQGPDVIHGIANGHKAALGIDKYLFGDKN, from the coding sequence ATGAATGACGGTATGAGTTCGATTAAAGATATATTATCCCCGTTTACCGCCTGGAAAAACCTTTTCAAGGAACCGGTGACCATCAAAGATCCTTTGAGGGAAAGGCCAGGTGCTCCCCGTTACCGGGGATTTCATAAGAATGATGTGAATGCATGCATAGGATGTGGAACCTGCGAGTCGATTTGTGAAAATGAAGCCATCGATATGGTGCCTGTGGAAGGATTTAACCCAAAAGATGGCGATAGCGGCCTGCGACCAAGTATCGATTACGGTCGCTGCTGCTGGTGCGCTTTGTGCGTTGACGTTTGCACAACCGGTTCACTAACCCTGTCGAACGAGTATACCTGGGTGGATACCGATTCGGATAATTTCAGGTTTATACCCGGTATTGACAGGAAATCATGGGAAAATAATGAGCCTGGCTGGAAAAAACCGGGTAACGGATATGAATTATATGACCTTGAACGGGTGAAGATGGAACACCTCGGGCCTGAACAACGCGATGAATCCTTTATCGAAATCATACAAGGTTTCTCGAAAGAACAGGCAGAGAAAGAAGCCGACCGCTGCGTGGAATGTGGTATCTGCACTGCTACATGCCCGGCCCACATGGGCATCCCTGAATATATCAAGGCAATCAGAAACAACGACCTCGAGGAAGGATTACGCATTTTGTACGAAACAAACCCTCTTCCCGAAATCTGCGGACGTATCTGTACCCATAAATGCGAAAGTGTTTGCTCTCTCAACCACCGTGGTGAACCTATCTCAATACGCTGGCTGAAAAGATATATTGCCGATCAGAACCCTGCAGAAAAGTATAAGGAGATCCTGGAAACTGACACCGTTAACAAAAATGGAAAGAAGGTAGCCATCATCGGATCCGGGCCTTCAGGACTGTCGGCAGCCTACTATTTATCTAAGATGGGATACGAGGTGGAAATCTTTGAAAAATTGCCTCAGGCGGGCGGTATGATGCGATTTGGAATTCCTGAATACCGTTTACCTTACGACCAGTTGGATAAGGATATAAATTATATTTTATCGCTGGGTGTGAAGATACATTACAACATAACCGTTGGTAAGGATATCACCCTGGATAAAATGGGAAAAGAATTTGATGCCGTTTTTGCCGGAACCGGTTTGCATCTTGGACGCAGCACCCGTGTTGAAGGAGCAGATCATCCGCACGTTTACCAGGCCATTGAACTTCTCCGTAAGATAACCCTTGAGGAAGAGATCCATGTGGCTGAGAAAATTGTGGTTATTGGCGGAGGGAATGTAGCTATGGATATTACCCGTTCGCTGGCACGCTTGCAAAAGCAGAAATACGGAAAAGTGCAGGTCATCGCTACCAGCCTCGAAGTGGAAGAACAAATGCCTGCCGATCGTGAAGAAGTGGTAGAAGCGCGTGAGGAAGGAGCCACCATTTTCCCGGGATGGGCCCCGCAGAGAATTGAAATCCGGGATGGTAAGATAACCGGACTGCATGTTGTCCAATGCTTATCCCTGTTCGATGCCGAAGGTAAATTCAACCCCCAGTGTAACCTGGATAATGCCCGATTCTTCGAGGGAGATATGGTTGTGGAATCAATCGGACAAGGTATGGATCTGAGCTATATCTCTGAGGATATCAAAGAAGACCTTGAAATGGGACCACGAGGCAGGATAAAGGTTAATGATTATTTTCAAACCAGCGTTCCGTGGTTATTTATGGGAGGCGATACTATCCAGGGACCGGATGTTATTCACGGTATTGCCAACGGCCATAAAGCCGCCCTCGGTATCGATAAATATTTATTTGGCGACAAAAACTAA